A stretch of DNA from Lusitaniella coriacea LEGE 07157:
TGACCTCTACCAACAATCTCTAAGTATCTCAAAAAATATGGGTAACCGTATAGGTCAAGGACAATCCTTTGGCAATTTAGGTAATGTTTACCAATCACTGGGACAATACGAGAAAGCCATTGAATTTCACCAACAGTCGTTAACCATTAAACGAGAAATTGGCGATCGCGCAGGGGAAGGCGCTTCCCTAGGAAATTTGGGCATTGTTTACGATTCCCTAGGTCAATACGAGAAAGCAATTGATTTACACAAAAGGTCTTTAATCCTTGCACGAGAAACTGGTAATAGTGAAGGAGAAGGTCATTCCTTGAATAACCTTGGACTAGCCTTCTACCAATCCAGTCAACTTGCTAAAGCAGAAGAAAACCTTTTTGCAAGTATTGAAGTTAAAGAATCCATTCGTGCAAATGTAGGCGATAACGATGCCAACAAAATCTCAATTTTCGAGACACAAGCTTCTACCTACCGCACCCTCCAAAAAGTTCTCATCGCCCAAAACAAAACCGATCGCGCCCTCGAAATTTCCGAACGCGGACGCGCAAGGGCATTCGTCGAACTCCTCTCTCAACGCATCTCTCCCGAAACTGTTCCAGAACCACCCACAATCGAACAAATTAAACAAATTGCCCAAGACCAAAACGCAACCCTTGTTGAATACTCCATCATTGTTGACGAACTCGACATCGACGGCAAAAAGGAGTGGCGAGAATCTCAACTTTATATCTGGGTAGTCAAACCCACAGGCGAAGTCAACTTCCGCACCGCCGATTTAACCGAACTATCAAAAAAGGGAGAATCCCTCAACAAACTCGTCACCCGCAGTCGCAACTCTATCGGTGTGAGGAATCGTAGTTTAGTCGCCGTGCGAGCAAAACCCGATGGAGAAGAACCCGTTAACCGCCTGCGCCAACTCCACCAAATCCTCATCGAACCCATCGCGGATCTTCTTCCCGCAGATCCCCAGGAGAAGGTGATTTTTATGCCCCAAGGAGCGCTCTTTCTTGCGCCTTTCCCCGCATTACAAGACGAAAACGAGAACTACCTCATTGAGAAACATACCATCCTCACCGCCCCAGCAATCCAGGTTTTGCAACTCACCCGCGAACAAAGAAGCAGGGGAGCAGAGGCGCAGGGGAGCAGGGGAGGAGCGTTAATCGTGGGAAACCCAACGATGCCGTCTGTTGCCGTGGAAATTAGCGAAACACCGACTAAATTGAACCCACTCCCCGGTTCCGAGCGAGAAGCGAACAAAATCGCTGAATTTCTCAATACAGAACCCCTGATCGGCGCACAGGCGACCCGTCAAGCGGTGTTGCAGCAAATGTCTAACGCAAACATCGTTCACCTGGCAACTCACGGTTTGCTGGACGATTTCAAGGGTCAGGGTGTACCGGGAGCAATTGCCCTCGCACCGGATGGAACGGGAGAACGCAACGATGGATTGTTGACGGCGAATGAAATCCTCGATCTCAATCTCAATGCGGATTTGGTTGTGTTGAGCGCCTGCGATACGGGACGAGGAGAGATTACGGGAGATGGGGTAATTGGATTGTCTCGTTCTTTGGTTTTGGCGGGGGTTCCGAGTATTTTGGTATCTCTATGGGCGGTGGATGACCATTCAACGGCATTCTTGATGTCGGAGTTTTACAAAAATTGGCAGGAGACGGGAGACAAAGCGCAATCCCTGCGTCAGGCGATGTTGGCAACGATGGAGGAGTATCCCCAGCCTATCGATTGGGCGGCGTTTACGCTCATTGGCGAGTCGGAGTAGAGGCTGGATTTAAAGTCCTTTGGTATCGTCAATTAACCATTTTTCGTTTTCCTCATCCCAAATAAATTTGAATCGAATGCGTAACGGCGATTCTTTACCATTTTGCATCTTAAAGGTCAATGCCACTTCAACTCTCGCGACTTCCGCGCTACTTTCAACAACATTCATCTCTCCCAATTCCACGCGATTCACTTGCGTCCACCAATTGGTATAGGAGGTGTAGCCTTCGGGATGAACGGCACTATTATTCTGAAACGTTTTTGATAGTTGCGTCCAAGCGCTTTCGTACTGAGCGCGATTAATCAAAGAGTAGTAATCTACCAGTGCTTGGGTGACAGAGGGTCTTTCGGGTTGTTCGGGGAGTTTTTCAGCAATCCAGCGCAGGTTATTCTCATTTTGATACTGCAAAATATACGCTGCATTCTGCCGTTCGATTCGAGTCAGTACATCGTTGGGAAACGCATTGGGTTCGTACTTGGGGTTGTACCAAGTCTGGTTATTGAAATAAGTTTGTAATTCGCGAGCATCAAATTTGCG
This window harbors:
- a CDS encoding CHAT domain-containing tetratricopeptide repeat protein → MSQSFSRVQSAVALLVLSLLWVSVPVLVFEDARQVQAQAQTVDTREAEADRLSWQGLQQAKRGQFQAAIQFWKQALQLYQELGNRRKEIVSLYALGSAYYFLEQYEEAIDFHQQSLSIAREIGDRTGEGDSLNSLGDAYRSLEQHEKAIEFYQQSLIFNREVSDLAGESDILDHLGNSYYLLGQYQKAIEFHQQSLNIAEEIGDRARETKSLGNLGNAYHFLGQYEKAIGFYQQSLAIAWEIGDRRGVSSSFNNLGLVYQSLGQYEKAIAFHQRSLNISKEIEDRVVESSSLNSLGLVYESLGQYEQAIDLYQQSLSISKNMGNRIGQGQSFGNLGNVYQSLGQYEKAIEFHQQSLTIKREIGDRAGEGASLGNLGIVYDSLGQYEKAIDLHKRSLILARETGNSEGEGHSLNNLGLAFYQSSQLAKAEENLFASIEVKESIRANVGDNDANKISIFETQASTYRTLQKVLIAQNKTDRALEISERGRARAFVELLSQRISPETVPEPPTIEQIKQIAQDQNATLVEYSIIVDELDIDGKKEWRESQLYIWVVKPTGEVNFRTADLTELSKKGESLNKLVTRSRNSIGVRNRSLVAVRAKPDGEEPVNRLRQLHQILIEPIADLLPADPQEKVIFMPQGALFLAPFPALQDENENYLIEKHTILTAPAIQVLQLTREQRSRGAEAQGSRGGALIVGNPTMPSVAVEISETPTKLNPLPGSEREANKIAEFLNTEPLIGAQATRQAVLQQMSNANIVHLATHGLLDDFKGQGVPGAIALAPDGTGERNDGLLTANEILDLNLNADLVVLSACDTGRGEITGDGVIGLSRSLVLAGVPSILVSLWAVDDHSTAFLMSEFYKNWQETGDKAQSLRQAMLATMEEYPQPIDWAAFTLIGESE